The following proteins are encoded in a genomic region of Lactiplantibacillus plantarum:
- a CDS encoding GH92 family glycosyl hydrolase — protein sequence MKIDQIDIRQGTANSPQHSHGNCLPYSGVPFGMNYFAVQTNGANGAWFFQPDTPRFEGIRLTHQPSPWIGDYCHLLLMGVQWQDATKRPDFVGNYRPNEATFNAHHLAIYDDHFNVQTDLAPSTYGAIARYDFQQLELAHHGLMLQFSDHVTFEFTPTGVKLSVSDYHGGEDPNLTMYVELTISGFDRANSGYYDDQNHWFVTTEGHGHALTLLLASDQSLINCHLATSYVDRTQAQLNLKRLQDADLTALENVSAAQWNDYLSRVTIRDHHPELIQTFYTCMYRLFLFPQRFYELDAKNKPIHYDTKSKTIKSGLLYTNNGFWDTSKTVYALFSILAPELLPKFLAGFLTSYNETGFLPRWLAPDERGMMPGNLVDSIIAESAKKGIALELMPRLLAAMRDSDSKPAKNSRYGRQGSADYDRLGYIPADKYPESVNWTQDYAYSDYCIGQVADVLDQTDIANKYWQLSKRYLNLLDPQTGFLRPKNSDGRFKEPFVPDSWGSDYTEGSAWQNSYSAFHDINGLMTAMGGPKRFDDQLTALCNTRPSYHVGGYQMVIHEMSEMAAVDYGQVAISNQPSFHLPYLFSYTGHREKTQVLVKQLRKLFNASTTGFPGDEDNGSMAGWFIFACLGFYPVCPADAEYVLGIPAFDHVTLHTADHDIQLTTTNNHDHNNFVQTMTLNGHHYDQATISHQQLLNATNIDVRLGLVPASVTNK from the coding sequence ATGAAAATTGACCAAATTGATATTCGTCAAGGCACCGCCAACAGTCCCCAACACTCTCATGGCAACTGTTTACCATACAGCGGCGTGCCCTTTGGGATGAATTACTTTGCCGTTCAGACTAACGGCGCTAACGGCGCCTGGTTCTTCCAACCAGATACACCGCGATTTGAAGGAATTCGCCTAACTCACCAACCCAGTCCCTGGATTGGCGACTATTGCCACTTATTACTCATGGGCGTCCAATGGCAGGATGCAACTAAGCGGCCAGACTTTGTCGGAAACTACCGGCCAAACGAAGCAACCTTCAATGCGCACCATCTAGCGATTTACGACGATCACTTTAACGTTCAAACTGACTTGGCACCATCAACGTATGGGGCCATTGCTCGCTATGACTTCCAGCAGTTAGAGCTAGCTCATCACGGCCTCATGTTGCAATTTTCCGATCACGTAACCTTTGAATTTACCCCAACGGGCGTCAAATTATCTGTCAGCGACTACCATGGTGGCGAAGATCCTAACCTAACTATGTACGTTGAATTAACGATTTCAGGCTTTGACCGTGCTAATTCTGGCTATTACGACGACCAAAATCATTGGTTTGTAACAACTGAAGGTCATGGTCATGCCCTAACACTACTTTTAGCTAGTGACCAGTCCCTAATCAACTGTCACCTTGCCACATCCTACGTTGATCGCACGCAAGCCCAGCTTAACTTAAAACGACTCCAAGACGCCGATTTGACGGCTCTTGAAAATGTAAGCGCTGCACAATGGAACGATTATTTAAGCCGAGTAACTATTCGCGATCATCACCCTGAGCTTATTCAAACGTTCTATACTTGCATGTACCGACTGTTCTTATTCCCACAACGTTTTTATGAATTGGACGCCAAGAACAAGCCGATCCACTACGATACAAAGTCTAAAACCATTAAATCAGGTCTACTCTATACGAATAACGGCTTCTGGGATACTTCAAAAACCGTTTACGCCCTATTCTCTATCTTAGCGCCAGAACTCTTACCTAAGTTTTTGGCAGGCTTCTTAACAAGCTACAATGAGACTGGTTTCTTACCACGTTGGTTGGCGCCAGATGAGCGGGGAATGATGCCCGGTAATCTAGTTGACTCAATTATTGCTGAAAGTGCTAAGAAAGGTATCGCATTAGAGCTCATGCCTCGTTTACTGGCTGCAATGCGTGATAGCGATTCAAAACCAGCTAAAAATTCCCGTTATGGTCGGCAAGGCAGTGCTGATTACGATCGTTTAGGCTACATCCCCGCAGACAAGTATCCTGAAAGTGTCAATTGGACCCAAGACTATGCCTATAGTGATTATTGCATTGGACAAGTCGCTGACGTATTGGATCAGACAGATATTGCCAACAAGTACTGGCAACTATCCAAGCGTTATCTCAACTTACTTGATCCGCAGACTGGCTTTTTGCGTCCCAAGAATAGCGATGGCCGATTCAAAGAACCCTTTGTCCCTGACAGCTGGGGGAGTGACTACACGGAAGGCAGCGCCTGGCAAAATAGTTACAGTGCCTTTCACGATATTAACGGCTTAATGACTGCCATGGGAGGTCCCAAGCGGTTCGATGATCAGTTGACAGCGCTCTGTAATACGCGCCCTAGTTATCACGTTGGTGGCTATCAGATGGTCATTCACGAAATGAGTGAAATGGCTGCCGTCGATTATGGTCAGGTCGCTATCTCGAACCAGCCTAGCTTTCATTTACCATATCTCTTTAGTTACACGGGGCACCGTGAAAAAACTCAAGTACTCGTAAAGCAGCTCCGGAAGTTATTCAATGCTTCCACTACCGGGTTCCCAGGAGATGAAGATAACGGCTCCATGGCCGGCTGGTTCATCTTCGCATGTTTAGGATTCTACCCAGTTTGTCCAGCTGATGCGGAATACGTGCTCGGAATTCCGGCTTTTGACCACGTTACACTGCACACGGCCGATCATGATATCCAATTAACTACCACTAACAATCACGATCACAATAATTTTGTGCAAACTATGACGCTCAACGGCCACCACTACGACCAAGCCACGATTAGCCATCAACAGCTACTAAATGCAACCAATATTGACGTCCGCTTAGGGCTTGTTCCTGCTAGTGTTACGAACAAATAA
- a CDS encoding response regulator transcription factor encodes MRKVMLVDDEYMLLRGLKLLIDWESLGLEIVNTEQNPSLALKYLQDNDIDILISDMNMPEMPGPEFVAAAKKIQPAMELIVISGYSDFDYVRAGLQQNAVNYLRKPIDTDELLATLRGALDRLQAQQQQHQIASLAIQTQTRTLLTTDREPEQLQIIQALGIEFATPTTVRLIGVLNPLPPKDLVNYLRVIKAVKGFYTEREDFIIVFQGTTDQLNIFINEAPHQIGVAHRPFLIGAPIKNVGQLRTRYIQLRREIARQYFFETASGLRMMLPDTQESVSSTLPSYSEVKKALDGIDLTGFSIWLTHQFDAMKQANASDLLARQFALVVLLVLSDRLTKFDDKAAIIAAINHAKDVSDLKGQLQWVAELATEQGTQQFSRNVLAMRQIIKKRYPEQLSLAAVASELHLNAVYLGQLFKQEVGRSFAQFLNDYRVDVAVDLLRDSDLDIGQIAEAVGYQNSSYFYKLFKKQTGMSPGDYRKAGVLSS; translated from the coding sequence ATGCGGAAAGTGATGTTAGTTGATGATGAATACATGCTATTACGTGGGCTTAAATTACTAATTGATTGGGAATCATTGGGGTTGGAGATTGTGAATACGGAGCAAAATCCCAGCTTAGCGTTAAAGTATTTACAAGATAATGACATTGATATTTTAATTTCAGATATGAACATGCCGGAGATGCCGGGCCCAGAATTTGTAGCGGCTGCCAAGAAGATTCAACCAGCAATGGAATTGATCGTAATCTCAGGATATTCAGATTTTGACTATGTACGTGCTGGCTTGCAGCAAAATGCTGTAAATTATTTACGTAAGCCAATTGATACTGATGAATTGTTGGCAACACTGCGAGGTGCCTTGGACCGGTTACAAGCACAACAACAGCAACATCAGATTGCATCGCTGGCAATTCAGACACAGACACGGACATTACTGACGACTGATCGCGAGCCAGAGCAACTGCAAATTATCCAGGCGCTAGGAATTGAGTTTGCCACACCAACAACCGTTCGCCTTATTGGGGTACTAAACCCCTTACCGCCTAAAGATTTAGTGAATTACCTACGTGTGATAAAAGCGGTCAAGGGCTTTTATACTGAGCGGGAAGATTTTATTATTGTCTTTCAAGGGACGACTGACCAATTAAACATATTTATCAATGAAGCACCTCATCAGATCGGGGTAGCACATCGGCCATTTCTAATTGGAGCTCCAATTAAGAATGTCGGACAATTGCGAACGCGTTATATTCAATTGCGTCGTGAGATTGCAAGACAATACTTTTTTGAAACTGCTTCAGGGCTGCGAATGATGCTGCCAGATACGCAAGAGAGCGTTTCATCGACGTTGCCAAGTTATTCTGAGGTCAAAAAAGCACTGGATGGCATCGATTTGACTGGATTTTCAATATGGTTAACCCACCAATTTGACGCAATGAAGCAGGCAAATGCGTCGGACTTGTTAGCACGACAGTTCGCACTAGTTGTATTGCTGGTTCTAAGTGACCGACTGACGAAATTTGATGATAAAGCAGCCATCATTGCCGCAATCAATCACGCCAAAGACGTTAGTGATCTTAAAGGTCAGTTACAGTGGGTTGCTGAACTTGCTACTGAACAGGGTACTCAACAGTTTTCAAGAAATGTGCTGGCAATGCGCCAGATTATTAAAAAGCGATATCCAGAACAACTTTCGTTAGCGGCAGTAGCGAGTGAATTGCATCTCAATGCGGTGTATCTGGGTCAATTGTTCAAGCAGGAAGTTGGACGTAGTTTTGCCCAATTTCTCAATGATTATCGTGTTGATGTCGCGGTGGATTTATTACGAGATTCAGATCTGGATATTGGTCAAATTGCTGAGGCGGTTGGTTATCAAAATTCTAGTTATTTTTATAAATTATTCAAAAAACAAACGGGGATGTCGCCTGGTGATTACCGAAAGGCGGGTGTCCTGAGTAGTTAA
- a CDS encoding glycoside hydrolase family 13 protein: MQAHWWQRATVYQIYPRSFQDSNGDGIGDIPGIISRLDYLATLGVDALWLSPVYKSPNADNGYDIADYQAIDPAYGTMADMDQLIAQAAQRGIKIVMDLVVNHTSDEHPWFVDACQNPDSPTRDYYVWADAVDGHAPNNLTSGFSGGSAWELDELTGQYFLHLFSKKQIDLNWQNPDLRRAIYRMMNFWIDKGIEGFRMDVIDMIAKEPRAKILVNGPHLHEYLHEMNRQTWRNRDFLTVGEAWSASPEDARQYSDEQREELSMVFQFGHLWADRQVGGEKWEQRPLDVAQLKQALYACQTTMATHGWNSLFWSNHDLPRAVSRFGATGQYRELSAKMLAIALHGLKGTPFVYQGEEIGMTDCPVATIDQVNDVEARTIYRQLRAQGDDAGTAMQKINIFNRDNARTPMQWTAKQHAGFTTGKPWLAINANYPRINVAAAQADHQSIWWTYQRLIRLRKQSAVLQQGEFTELSAVPAPIVAYTRNWQQTQWLICANFADTLITVDLPKRASELIISNYQDYPEQLGRVVLRPYEAFILALS, translated from the coding sequence TCAGATTTACCCACGTAGCTTTCAAGATAGTAACGGGGATGGAATTGGTGACATCCCTGGGATTATCAGTCGGCTCGATTACTTGGCAACCCTTGGTGTGGATGCGCTGTGGTTAAGCCCGGTATACAAAAGTCCGAATGCTGATAACGGCTATGACATTGCGGATTATCAGGCGATTGACCCAGCATATGGCACGATGGCCGATATGGATCAGTTGATCGCTCAAGCGGCTCAGCGTGGCATAAAAATCGTGATGGATTTGGTCGTGAATCATACCAGTGATGAGCATCCGTGGTTTGTGGATGCTTGTCAGAATCCAGATAGTCCGACGCGCGATTATTATGTATGGGCGGATGCTGTTGATGGGCATGCACCTAATAATCTGACATCTGGTTTCAGCGGCGGTTCAGCTTGGGAGCTAGATGAACTAACGGGCCAATACTTTTTGCACTTGTTTTCAAAAAAGCAGATTGATTTGAATTGGCAGAATCCAGACTTACGACGCGCAATTTATCGTATGATGAATTTCTGGATCGATAAGGGAATCGAAGGGTTTCGGATGGATGTCATAGATATGATTGCCAAGGAGCCACGTGCAAAAATTTTAGTGAACGGGCCGCATCTGCATGAATATTTACATGAAATGAATCGTCAGACTTGGCGGAACCGTGATTTTTTAACAGTCGGTGAAGCCTGGAGTGCAAGTCCAGAAGATGCGCGACAGTACAGTGATGAGCAGCGCGAAGAATTAAGTATGGTCTTCCAATTCGGCCACTTATGGGCTGATCGCCAGGTTGGCGGCGAAAAGTGGGAACAGCGACCACTTGATGTTGCACAACTGAAACAAGCGCTCTATGCTTGCCAAACGACGATGGCGACTCACGGGTGGAATAGTTTATTCTGGAGTAACCATGACCTGCCCCGCGCCGTTTCACGCTTTGGGGCTACGGGTCAGTACCGAGAGCTGAGTGCGAAGATGTTAGCCATTGCTTTACACGGACTAAAAGGCACACCTTTTGTCTATCAAGGGGAAGAGATTGGTATGACTGATTGCCCAGTTGCAACTATCGATCAAGTTAACGATGTTGAAGCCCGGACAATTTATCGACAATTACGAGCACAGGGTGATGATGCTGGTACCGCCATGCAGAAAATCAATATCTTTAATCGTGATAATGCGCGGACGCCCATGCAATGGACGGCTAAGCAACACGCGGGATTTACAACGGGCAAACCATGGTTGGCAATCAATGCCAATTATCCGAGGATCAATGTTGCGGCCGCCCAAGCGGACCACCAATCGATATGGTGGACGTATCAGCGGCTAATTAGATTACGCAAACAGTCGGCGGTGTTGCAACAGGGTGAGTTTACCGAGTTATCAGCGGTACCGGCACCAATCGTTGCCTACACTCGGAATTGGCAACAAACCCAATGGCTAATTTGCGCTAATTTTGCTGATACACTTATTACGGTAGATCTACCAAAGCGAGCATCTGAGTTGATTATCAGTAACTATCAAGATTATCCTGAGCAACTGGGGCGGGTGGTATTACGACCGTATGAAGCGTTTATCCTTGCATTAAGCTAG
- a CDS encoding sensor histidine kinase, with translation MLLKSHAMQASFAHLIKLYTTIISVMVVLATTVFITVSIRTYDADLEQAENTAIVQVGQMLNQNQQIAAQFATQMTSSSSNLPSIEKYFDSSITDYSNYAIDKSISGSPYFFWPTESRQFFTQHDQVTQLTLRLLSQNKVFVATQANPGGALYPAKDVKQRFAINAPLINQTSLETDGVLSISFDQSEIKRQLSQVNATQPLQVVVRSEADDEVFYFAGKRVTRQQQRDLNQALTAGNMKMLRDYHVTTKQLSSGYTVMTVLNRHLLSRLIIGHVLPLILLGLILLLGLSTGLWLTFRRYQHQLNTIVDTVQTVSDGNLDARVPMNLRPTDLHTLAGGINAMLTEIHQHIYTIYQLQIAQQEANRRALQAQINPHFMSNTLEYIRMAALEAHQPELANVVYSFAALLRNNTDLSSRTTLKQEVSFIEKYVFLYQVRFPDRLAYQFTVADDVAAVEIPKFSLQPLVENYFVHGVNFSRVDNALSLKAWREAGIVHVKIVDNGRGLSPEAVKAVNQKLKQPLAAEQQHSIGLQNVYSRMHDSFGDGFKMTINSNDQQGVTVLLQFDDREGVK, from the coding sequence ATGTTGCTGAAAAGTCATGCTATGCAGGCGAGCTTTGCCCACCTGATTAAGTTATATACAACCATCATTTCGGTGATGGTTGTTTTGGCAACAACCGTCTTTATCACCGTTAGTATTCGAACTTATGATGCGGATTTGGAGCAGGCCGAGAATACGGCCATCGTGCAGGTTGGTCAAATGCTTAATCAGAATCAACAAATTGCCGCGCAATTCGCGACTCAAATGACAAGTTCATCGAGTAATTTACCGAGTATCGAAAAATATTTTGATTCGTCTATCACTGATTACAGCAATTATGCGATTGATAAAAGTATTAGTGGCAGTCCATACTTTTTCTGGCCAACTGAGTCACGGCAATTCTTTACTCAGCATGATCAAGTAACTCAACTGACACTACGATTATTGAGTCAAAATAAGGTGTTTGTTGCGACACAAGCTAATCCTGGTGGCGCCTTATATCCGGCCAAAGACGTTAAACAACGTTTTGCAATTAATGCTCCGTTAATCAATCAGACATCCTTAGAAACGGATGGGGTTCTCAGTATCAGCTTTGATCAGAGCGAGATCAAGCGGCAGTTGTCACAAGTGAATGCGACCCAGCCCTTGCAAGTTGTGGTACGTTCAGAGGCTGATGATGAAGTCTTTTACTTTGCTGGTAAACGGGTCACGCGACAACAGCAACGTGATCTGAACCAGGCACTAACGGCGGGCAACATGAAAATGTTGCGTGATTATCATGTTACCACGAAACAATTATCATCCGGTTATACGGTGATGACAGTCTTGAATAGGCATCTATTAAGTCGTCTGATTATCGGACATGTTCTACCGTTAATTTTATTAGGGTTGATTTTGTTACTAGGGCTAAGTACGGGCTTGTGGCTGACTTTTCGTCGGTACCAGCACCAACTGAATACAATTGTTGATACTGTTCAAACGGTTTCTGATGGTAATCTAGATGCACGAGTTCCAATGAATCTGCGACCGACAGACTTGCATACACTTGCCGGCGGAATTAACGCTATGTTGACGGAAATTCATCAGCATATTTATACGATCTATCAATTACAGATCGCCCAACAAGAGGCGAACCGGCGAGCATTACAGGCACAAATCAACCCGCATTTTATGTCTAATACATTAGAGTATATTCGAATGGCTGCGTTAGAAGCACATCAGCCAGAACTCGCCAATGTAGTGTATAGCTTTGCTGCATTATTGCGAAATAACACGGATCTATCATCACGGACGACACTGAAGCAGGAAGTTAGTTTTATTGAAAAGTATGTCTTTTTATATCAAGTTCGGTTTCCTGATCGGCTAGCTTACCAATTTACGGTCGCTGACGATGTCGCTGCGGTTGAGATTCCCAAATTTAGTTTGCAACCACTTGTCGAGAATTACTTCGTGCACGGTGTCAACTTCTCACGGGTGGATAATGCCCTAAGTTTAAAGGCTTGGCGTGAAGCTGGTATCGTTCACGTTAAGATCGTGGATAATGGCCGCGGCCTGTCACCGGAAGCTGTTAAAGCTGTGAATCAAAAGTTGAAGCAACCATTAGCAGCTGAACAACAGCATTCAATTGGACTACAGAATGTCTACTCACGGATGCACGATAGTTTTGGGGACGGTTTTAAAATGACAATTAATAGTAATGACCAACAGGGCGTTACGGTATTGCTGCAGTTTGATGATCGTGAGGGGGTTAAGTGA
- a CDS encoding ROK family protein translates to MSRRLGSIEAGGTKFILAVADETYQMGAKKRIPTLTPEETLAACIDFFKANPVDAIGLGSFGPIGIKHGTADYGHILATPKPGWAGTNIVGILTAALHVPIYFTTDVNASIYGEYIAGEAQAVDAAVYFTIGTGIGGGAIQDGNFIGGYSHLEMGHAPVMLHPDDDFVGSCPFHGNQCFEGVAAGPTIEARTGERGENLQRDNPVFDYIDYYAAQMAFNAYVNLTPEKIIFGGSVINDADMVKVRQYFDQLNNGYVQVPTDLIVHSHFADNASATVGDFALAASLLD, encoded by the coding sequence ATGAGTAGAAGATTAGGGAGCATTGAAGCGGGCGGTACTAAGTTTATCTTAGCAGTAGCGGATGAGACTTATCAAATGGGCGCAAAGAAGCGAATTCCAACTTTAACCCCTGAAGAGACATTGGCGGCTTGTATTGACTTTTTTAAGGCTAATCCAGTTGATGCCATTGGATTAGGGTCATTTGGGCCAATTGGAATTAAGCACGGCACTGCCGATTATGGTCATATTCTAGCAACGCCAAAACCAGGCTGGGCGGGGACTAATATTGTAGGGATTCTAACGGCAGCGCTACACGTGCCGATTTACTTTACGACGGATGTTAATGCGTCAATCTATGGTGAATACATTGCTGGTGAGGCTCAAGCCGTTGATGCAGCGGTTTATTTCACGATTGGCACTGGTATTGGCGGTGGTGCGATTCAGGACGGCAACTTTATTGGGGGTTACTCGCATCTGGAAATGGGGCATGCGCCGGTAATGTTGCATCCAGATGATGATTTTGTTGGGAGTTGCCCATTCCACGGTAATCAGTGTTTTGAAGGGGTAGCAGCTGGACCGACCATTGAGGCACGGACCGGTGAGCGCGGGGAGAACCTTCAGCGGGACAATCCTGTATTTGATTACATTGACTATTACGCTGCTCAAATGGCCTTTAATGCATATGTTAACTTGACGCCAGAAAAAATCATCTTTGGTGGTTCAGTGATTAACGACGCCGATATGGTCAAGGTTCGCCAGTACTTTGATCAGCTAAACAATGGTTACGTGCAAGTCCCAACCGACTTAATCGTACACAGTCACTTTGCAGATAATGCGTCCGCAACCGTGGGCGACTTTGCGTTAGCCGCTTCCTTATTAGATTAA
- a CDS encoding GntR family transcriptional regulator → MPKSEPRYLTIYNQLKSQITSGTLTDNEQLPTELQLAKAYNVSRITSKRALTELESQGLIYRKQGSGSFVQPTEQPKTNKQLLLVLPFPTDAGLGDYASGVSLAASEHHYQAVTMDSASFFNLSAKEIHENYAGVIYLPQDLYQEAERIYQLKLAQVPVVILDKTLPALELPVVTADNFSGGQIATDHLLQLGHQQILFYAQRNNTVLPSSVYERYFGYLTALNQQHVTPVTALADLPTLNQFSTNDWLTYLADHQITAIVVENDLTAIKLMNTLRKVDPKIWQRLSIVGFDNIQAASLTYPSLTTVAQDFKGMGTKAVSLLLKTPVQPTTVRLPVQLIQRDSTQPFQPISKEK, encoded by the coding sequence ATGCCGAAATCAGAACCGCGCTATTTAACCATTTATAATCAATTAAAAAGCCAAATTACCTCTGGAACTTTAACCGATAATGAACAATTACCAACCGAACTTCAGTTAGCTAAAGCTTACAACGTCAGTCGAATCACCTCTAAGCGAGCCCTCACTGAACTAGAAAGTCAGGGGCTAATTTACCGTAAACAAGGTAGCGGTAGTTTCGTGCAACCGACCGAACAGCCAAAGACTAACAAGCAGCTACTACTTGTCCTGCCGTTTCCAACCGATGCTGGTCTAGGCGACTATGCTTCCGGCGTGAGTTTAGCCGCTAGTGAACATCACTATCAAGCTGTTACTATGGATTCCGCGAGTTTCTTTAATCTCTCAGCCAAGGAGATCCACGAAAATTACGCCGGAGTCATTTATTTACCACAGGATTTGTATCAAGAAGCTGAGCGCATTTATCAACTCAAATTGGCACAGGTTCCAGTCGTTATCTTGGATAAGACATTACCTGCGCTTGAGTTGCCAGTCGTTACCGCTGATAACTTCAGTGGCGGCCAAATTGCAACTGATCATCTACTCCAACTTGGACATCAACAGATCTTGTTCTATGCACAACGTAATAACACAGTCCTGCCAAGTTCCGTCTATGAACGCTACTTTGGTTATTTGACAGCCCTCAATCAGCAACACGTTACGCCGGTCACTGCGCTTGCAGATTTACCCACTCTAAACCAATTCAGCACTAATGACTGGTTGACTTATCTTGCAGACCATCAGATCACCGCAATCGTTGTTGAAAACGATCTGACTGCAATCAAGCTGATGAACACTTTACGTAAAGTTGATCCTAAAATCTGGCAGCGGCTTTCAATTGTTGGCTTCGATAATATTCAAGCCGCTAGCCTGACGTACCCTTCATTGACGACCGTTGCACAAGATTTTAAAGGGATGGGGACTAAAGCAGTGTCCTTGCTGTTGAAGACTCCGGTTCAGCCAACTACTGTCCGCTTGCCAGTTCAATTAATTCAACGTGACTCTACTCAACCATTCCAACCAATTTCTAAGGAGAAATAA
- a CDS encoding ABC transporter ATP-binding protein: MVEINLDHIYKRYPNAETNSVNDFDLHIKDKEFIVFVGPSGCGKSTTLRMIAGLEDITQGTLEIGGKVMNDISPKDRDIAMVFQNYALYPHMTVAGNMAFGLKLRKYKKDDIAKRVDQAAEILGLTEFLDRKPADLSGGQRQRVALGRAIVRDAPIFLMDEPLSNLDAKLRVSMRAEIAKLHQRLSTTTIYVTHDQTEAMTMADRVVVMSVGEIQQIGTPSEIYDRPRNMFVAGFIGSPAMNFFNVHYQDQVIDDHKGVQLTIPEGMAKVLDKRGYNGKDIVFGIRPEDIHTEEIFIDTWPNSTVEATINVSELLGATSQLYSQVGNTEFVANVDSRDFHQPGAKVQMGFDINKAHFFDKETQNSIMLDEEEETGKSH; encoded by the coding sequence ATGGTTGAAATTAATTTAGATCATATTTATAAACGTTATCCAAATGCAGAAACTAACTCAGTGAATGACTTCGATCTTCATATTAAGGACAAGGAATTTATTGTCTTTGTTGGACCTTCCGGCTGTGGTAAGTCGACAACATTACGGATGATTGCCGGATTGGAAGATATTACGCAAGGAACGTTAGAAATTGGCGGTAAGGTGATGAATGATATCTCGCCGAAAGACCGTGACATTGCGATGGTTTTCCAAAACTATGCGTTATACCCACACATGACCGTTGCGGGTAATATGGCGTTTGGGTTGAAGCTACGTAAGTATAAAAAAGATGATATTGCCAAGCGAGTTGACCAAGCTGCTGAAATTTTAGGACTAACTGAATTTTTGGACCGTAAGCCAGCTGATTTATCTGGTGGGCAACGACAACGGGTTGCCCTAGGCCGGGCGATTGTACGGGATGCACCGATCTTTTTAATGGATGAGCCATTATCTAACTTGGATGCCAAGTTACGGGTATCGATGCGGGCCGAAATTGCCAAGTTACATCAGCGGCTTAGCACGACGACAATCTATGTGACCCATGATCAAACTGAAGCAATGACCATGGCTGATCGGGTGGTTGTCATGTCAGTTGGTGAGATTCAACAGATTGGAACACCTTCAGAAATTTATGATCGTCCACGGAATATGTTTGTTGCTGGCTTTATTGGCTCACCTGCTATGAACTTCTTCAATGTTCATTATCAAGATCAGGTTATTGATGACCATAAGGGCGTACAACTAACAATTCCTGAAGGGATGGCTAAAGTTTTAGATAAACGTGGTTATAATGGCAAGGATATCGTCTTCGGAATTCGACCGGAAGATATTCATACTGAAGAGATCTTCATTGATACGTGGCCAAATTCGACAGTTGAAGCCACAATTAACGTGTCTGAATTATTAGGTGCTACTAGCCAGCTCTATAGTCAAGTTGGTAATACTGAGTTTGTGGCTAATGTTGATTCTCGTGATTTTCATCAACCCGGTGCAAAAGTGCAGATGGGCTTTGATATTAACAAAGCGCACTTCTTCGATAAAGAAACACAGAACTCCATTATGTTGGATGAAGAGGAAGAAACAGGTAAGTCGCACTAA
- a CDS encoding YesL family protein, producing the protein MIGRAADKIFTRVFIFLIMTVYFWIYTVAGLVVLGIGPAFRTVTEMHMDKQWDYRLYHFKEGWQRFKRHFWQMNLHTWLFLGVGAVLAYNLYLSLSIHTLWIIFIQFIIVFALILDFSLAIFTVMLRSRYDVAFKDAIKLAIVQFFSNFTQLLTFIIGTIVLIVISLKWPGMILFLSPGIYMVGADRLSRRWYDKIDKMLGAV; encoded by the coding sequence ATGATTGGACGCGCAGCGGATAAGATTTTTACACGGGTATTTATTTTCTTAATAATGACCGTCTATTTTTGGATTTATACAGTCGCTGGGTTGGTTGTACTAGGAATTGGACCGGCGTTTCGAACTGTAACTGAGATGCATATGGATAAGCAGTGGGATTATCGGTTATATCACTTTAAGGAAGGATGGCAGCGCTTTAAACGCCATTTTTGGCAAATGAACTTGCATACTTGGTTGTTCTTAGGGGTAGGGGCCGTCTTGGCTTATAATTTATATTTAAGCCTTTCGATTCATACACTATGGATAATTTTCATTCAATTTATTATCGTATTTGCTTTGATTCTTGATTTTAGCTTAGCAATTTTTACCGTGATGTTGCGGTCGCGCTACGATGTTGCCTTCAAAGATGCCATTAAATTAGCAATTGTTCAGTTCTTTAGTAATTTTACGCAGTTATTGACCTTTATTATTGGCACGATCGTATTGATCGTCATCTCTTTGAAGTGGCCAGGGATGATCCTTTTCCTAAGTCCTGGAATCTATATGGTTGGGGCAGATCGATTGTCACGACGGTGGTATGACAAGATTGATAAGATGCTAGGGGCAGTTTAG